In the Microplitis mediator isolate UGA2020A chromosome 5, iyMicMedi2.1, whole genome shotgun sequence genome, aaaataatcggtagctgcaaacgattaatttttggtaGCTGCTACTGATTATTTTGGTAGCTGCCATCAGTTActtcggtagctgttaccaatttttttttcggtagctgctaccgattatttcggtagctGCCACCGGTTACTTCAGTAGCTGCCACTGATTACTTCGGTAGCTGCCACTGATTACTTCGGTAGCTGttactgattattttttttcaagtgggAGGTACTGTCTGAAAATGGCCTTAAAAATGTGAATGTGCCCAATAGTTTCTACCTGTCTGCGCTTCTCGAGCACGAGAGATGTGCGATTGtattgtactttttttaaaaagtaatatttaatattaatattaataaaaataaatatacattataaatatatctatacagaCATATGTATATTCTAAACACCGATGTACTCAGTCTATGTTTATATACgtgttttatattaataaaaataaaataaaattgtgagAAGCGATAATGGAGgtaaaaagatttaaatgaatttttgtcACGAGTAATGCAAATGCAGATAAATTATAGAGTGATTACTTCCCAacatacagaaaaaaaactacaaataaataataaagtaaaagagAACTGTAATTACTTATTGTAAAAGCAACGACAGGTATTTATTgtatagacaaaaaaaataaaatacaaaataaataataataaaataatttatttgtcgcGAGGTGTAAAATTGAAGagcgtaattttaaaaatggtgATATTGTGTCACTGTtacaaataaaacaaatataaatacaacTGTAGGCCAAGTGGAAAgagagataaataaaaaaaaataaaatctaatacACATGAGCTTGTAATTTGTTAATAAGCATGTAATACTGTGTCAAGCATTTATCGTGCTGAGACGTTTTTTGTCGGTGATAAAATCGATAACAAGATAGAAGTGaagagaataaataataaaaaaaaatatatatatataaaaaatcactGATGTTTTTTTACTCTGTAATTAAAATGCAGATTACGAAGATAATAAATGCTATTTGACGAGTAATCtcgtgtgttaaaataataaatctctTAATAAGTATAaggcacatttttttttattccggacggaagatataatatataaatatttatatatatatatataattaaaatctaaTAAGTATCAGTTATCATCACGTTGGTGAATTCTACTTAttctataatattttcactagctaaattatataaaatggtAATACGTCACTTGTCCTCGTACTCTTTGCTACTGGCATCAGTTTGATTCTTTCTCCGCGGAAGGTGAAGTGTCAGAGGCTGCTGGTTATCTCGGTCTTGCCTCTGTTCCAGGTCCTTGCGTACCattattttcgagctcggCACATGCTGCTCGTGATGAGTCCAGTCGAAGTTGAAAACCGGTACCTCAGAGTGTAGATCTGCTGAATCCGGTGTGTCGACGGGGGTAGTCGGAGTTGTGATGTACATGGGACTGAGGTCCTGCTGAACTACATCAGGGACTCTCTGAAGTGCGTCCGACCAAATAGGACTCGAGTTCCACTGGTCCATGGTCTCATGGGGATCAAGCATCATGATCCCGTTTGTTTTAGTCGTTCGTTTGTGTCCAGAGTTTCTCTCAGCACATGCGTCACCGTACGCCGAGTCGAGGTCCGTGTATTTGGGGGACTCCGCGGTCGATGAATACTGGCGACCGTGCAAATAGTGAACCGCCAACTTTCCTCTGTAGCCGCAGAACTTGGGCGTCATCCTCGCGTGCTGATGCTGCTGATGGTGGTGATGATAATGATGGTGCCCGACTTGCTTAGGAAAATCAAGAGGATGAGACAATTGATACAACGTCCTCGTCTCGTGCTCTCCGCTGTTTATCGACATATCAACAGGTTCGATATCTTCTTGATTCGTAACTTCAACTTTTGTTAGCGCCGTCGACGCACTCGGTACCGGCGGATACTCGGCCTCTATTCTCGTACGATGACTGTCGTCAAGACTGTAAGAACTGACAGACGATTCGCTGGGATGGACTGGCTGCATCAGATTTGCGGGTCTGCTGTACGGCTCCTGATAGGACATCGACGTATGAGAAGATTGATTCGAAGACGGGCAGATGCCGTAAGTGAACTTTGATTGCGACGAGTACTGGTACAGCCACGAGCTTGCACGCATCACTTCAGCCTCTTTGTCACTGAAATATTTGTTAcaaaactttatatatatataatttatataataatatataacaaCAAACAAGTTTTCTTAAGTTTACTTTGACTTAGTTTAGTTTAGATTACTTGTTACTTATTTCTTGTTCTTCCCATACTTTGAATACAAGTTAAACTTAAAGTCAAACTTAAACTTTGTTAAGTGTAGTTTCAGATGAAAGAGAAGACAACTTATAAGTATTAGCAGTTGTGAGTAAAATACCCAGCAAGAAAAAGAAAGAGAAGGAAAATATGTGAGAAAGacagagaagagaagagaagaaaAGAGAGGAGAGGAATGGATTACCTCAGTACTTGGTTTGTGCATACGATAATAGGATGTTGGCATTCTTCAGAAGTTTCCTTTACTTGTAGAACACAGTGAATCCAAAACCATCTGCCTGAACGACTTTGTAGCCTCAGTAGCGCCGTGCTCGTTCTCTCTTGGTCTGACTGTATAACTGAATAAATCAAATCCATTAGACGTAAgccatatatataaatatatatatagatatacatatacttAATCATACTACATAACtataacttattttattgcaCAATATAGTTCACTTCACTactctatttatatatatatatattatatatatattttcatatacatatacataatatatatgttaccCGTTTGATGCTTGCAGTAAGCAGTCCTTATGCAATCCCAGTGAAGGAGGTTGTACCAAGAAACGCCAACGAGCTCCGATCTCGTGTACTCCAAGTGACTCTCGGCCCTgtagtttagaaaaaaaaatttaaactagtTAAGATCGATAATACAAGTTATATATCATCTAGAATCATCGATAATCATCATCTATTCATAAACTTTAAACTAGCAATCTTTAAGAGTTAAGAGAGTACTCAGGAAATTAAGTgccatttacttttttttttgaatcacagCTTGTGTGCACTTTTGCTTTTACCGTTTACTTCTTATCGACATTTGATAGaaaccaaatatttatttagtgctcagtatatatttagattttttactgaCTTACGTTTTGtcaatatgtaaatatttcatatcCATTGAATGTAttgttgtaaatatatttgtcGCGCCTTGCACAACACTTTCGCGGGTTTCAGGTAACACCACTGGAGTACATGAAGCCAAAAATACTGATTCGTTACGATTACATAGAGGTACAAATGGCAAATAATGGCCTTCAACTAAAACcacctgaaaattttaaaattataattgaatttatcagAGTGCGGGTGAGAGGAATAAGTGGTCGGCAAATCGATtagcaaattaataaattaatgaataaattaattgggTAATTGATTGATTTGATTGAAACCTTTTGATCACCAAATCGCAATTGACGTCGCGAATTTCGCGACACATTAATGCGACACAGAAATAAACGTTTGTCATTACTGGACATTGGCCCACTTCTCGCCAATTGATTTTGCACGACCATATGATCTTGTTTGTCTATAACGTCATAAACGCTGTCTCCATGAATCAGCAGATCTTCCATAGAGTGCCCGAGATACTCTGCGGCGTTTTCTGATATGTACAGCAATTTTCCTTGATGGGTCATCATCATTATGAACCCAGACATGGCCTACAATAACAAGACACTATTTTAtccttaatttaaaaacatatttttaatcctcAAATACTGAGTGTTACTAAAACTTTCCTCTTatctttaaatacttttttaaaaatattttatgtctgtgataaaaattattacccggaaaactaaaactatttttttagtgtttttaaatttttaccgtaaaaacCTTTACTGCTTTTCgatattaaaacttttttatttcatttcaagtctttttaaaataaaattacgataaaaaaaaaaaaagttattacttTTGAAAATCCAATATTTGGCGTCGGAATATTAGACTCTGACGGACTGCTCTTCAaggctgaaaaaataaataaagttataaattaataataaatactgtaCAATCTTGTGTTTAACTTTTATCAAAGTTGGGTATCACCGCCAACGGGCAGCTATTTAGCTCCgagttaaaagaaaaaaaaaaaaaagtaaactctAAGTAAccaatgtatttaaaaaaatatatatttaacaacgGAATTTATCCGCTGAATCAAACGGTTTTCACATGAGCTAAACGTTGTGATTTTCAGCGAGCATGTGTGTGTGCTAAGGGGATGTAGTGAAGGGATAACGTACGAGTGGATGTGTTGTTACACGGTACAGGGTTTCTGGCAGCACATCCATACGAGGAACCACGACTACGGGTACAGGTATGGGTATGGGTACAAGTACTTGGTGTATATATTGGTACAGAGTTCCTTTGCTTTTTCACATGGTACCAGTAGACAAGAGTGTATTGAGGAGAGCCGAGCAGCGAATAAACGAGAGAAAGAGACGGGGAGAGATGAGGGCTGAGAGTTAAGAGAGAGTAGTAAAAGTATATAGATGAGAGGTACTGCAGAAAAACACAagcacatatatttgtatacatatatgtgtgtatagtAGTACATACGATATACGATGTACAGCGATCCGCGATATATACGAATGGAAGCGAATGAGGGATAAAGAGAGAGGACAAGGAGCAGTAGTAGGAGAGGAAGGAGGAAAGTACGGGCGCCCCGATAGGGGGAGTATGGGTTACAGGAGCGTGAGAGTGTTGTTGCAGAGGCCGAGAGGTCAGCGGATCACCCGGAACTCGCGCTTAGACTTTACTTATACTCTCGGGCTCGGGCTCTGACTCTGACTCTGGCTCTGGTGAGCTGGAGACGCAGACTCGAGGATACgagttgctgctgctgttgatGCTGTTGTGTGGAGAGACCCAACGGCGTTCTTGGACTCAAGACTTTAGCGTACAACCTATTCCTTTTCCTGTATAATACTCATtcttttctatatataatgctattttatatatgtatgtatgtatggtcCCCAGTCCTCGGTCCCAGTCCCAGTCCCGATCGTCCATTCCAGCCACTTCTTTtgttctaataattttatttcagacGCGGGCTCCATAAAGTACCAGCCCGACAACCGTCAAATTAAATGccttgtgtaaaaaaaaaaaaaataataatagtgatagtaaaaaaatgccGACTCTagaataaatgaaaaagtaattttgactTCTTTATCTTActgatgaatttaaaatgacGGAATTGTAGAGCCGAGATGCAGATGAGATCTTGTAGCTCTTGCCTCGGTTACGTTGTGTAGCGGGTACATGAAATTAGACTTTTCATTtagatttgttttaaaaatataatgtataaGGAGGATGGACGATTAAGATGAGGAGGAAGATGAAGATGAAGGCAAAGGATAAATTAAGGAGGTGATGGTGCTGAAGGAGGATGAAAGTTTACTGAGGGGGTCGAGCACCGCAGAGACGCGACCGCGACCGTTCCCGGGAGGTCCCAGGTTAGAATCTTGGAAAGACGTTCCGTGGAATGTCGGTATAATTTCAAAGTACCGTCGCCGCCTGTATACTTCTCCCTTGGCATATCAAACGACAGAAATATTATGAGCGCAAGGACTACCAGCTTTCGCAatccaatcatttttttaaaaataatcaaacatTCGTAGTCTTAGACCGTTTGTTTACTCCCTGTCACCGATTTCCTATTCATCACCGTCTTCAGACTTTAAACTCTTCTTATCACTCTagattattttctaaaatatctataattacaattcaaaTTACAATACCGTCTTACCTTGTTGAAAGTAATTCGCTTTCCGTAAGAAAACACAAACAAGAGCCATCAGTTGCAATTGCGATAATCGCTGTCGCGTTGACGGTGGTAATGGCAATAGATCACGTAGATTTGCTATTTCGGCGTTTATCAGGTCCCTTCGTAGTTTGCTCGCGCCTTTCGTCGATTTGCTTGAATCTATCCTTAAAACACACACAGTATTTATGTCACTTGATATTATCACTTTCACAGATCATCATTTTTCATAAACATGAACATGTCTAGGTCTAGGTTTaggtttatgaattttataatattattagcaaACTTACCGAttgaacatatttttttgaccaaaGGGATGACATTAGTGTTGCACGGTGGTACGACGTCGAGCGGGACATCCGGGTCGGCGGCAGGTACTCGCGAAACTGCAGCTGCAATCTAACATCCGGGTCATAACGCGCTACTACACTGAACACGTGGATACTGGCTAAGGCACGTTCTCTTGGTTGGCTTAACTCTGTCTTGCCGTCCGTTGCTCCCACCAGTGGTTTGTTCGCTGGCTGGCTGCTGTGATTTTAGTTTCGTACCCGGTAACTTTACTGCTGTACTACTACTATACACCAACAAGCTCTACTCCAAAGCGTACAGCTAAACTCCGGCAATTCGTGGTGGTAACAATCCGATGGAGGTGGCTGTCGCGGGTCctggtggtggtggtgatgCCAATGGGCAAAAAGAACCCCGGCAACTCCGTTTACTTTTCATATTTACAAACACCGGCCCAGGCTACcctaatataatataatacaaCATTTTCCAAACCGTCTACTTATTCATctccacatatatatatagtagtattctgaatataaattaaaccACCGCGAATCTGCATCGGGAATCTGAATGGAGAATCAGGAATCAGAGATAAAAACACACGTGCTTGATATTTAAAtctaataatgataataataaatttaattaaaataataatggagACTATTGGCTGTCAATTCAAGTGTTGATAATCTAAATAGCTATCATGGTATTTCGTTCACTTAAAACTCAAGCATCCTCTCTCTTACTCAATACAGCGAGACTCCATCCAAAGGCTCTTAGCTCTTGGCTTTTAGCTCTTGGGTCTCTGGTCTTGCATaaaactctttctctttctgtCCTCTGGTATTTTACCAGTAAAGCGCGGGTGGACATACcgatgaatatatatatatatatatatatatatatatatatatatatatatatatatatatgaatttatatttatatgtgtgCGTGCATGTATAGAGCCAGACTCAACATCAACATCTTGGTACTGCGGGTATGGTACTTTACTTGGTCTTTCTGTTTATGTTGGTCTCCTGGTCTCCGTACTGACCCACTCACTCTCTTGGCTACCACCCGCTTGTGTTGCTCACCATCATTGTACCGTACGTAAGTGTGTTCTGTACAGTAATGTGTAGTAGTTTCAAGGCTTTTATCACGCGACACCAGTCGCTTCAATCTACTGTACTATTATAAGTAAATCTACACCTATTTTAACTTAATCATTgtcaatgattttttaaatcttatgaGAAAGTAACAGGGAGCGAAAATtaaccgtaaaaaaaattatgattagtttttttttctacgatccccagataattatttttaaaaccctCAGCAAAGtggctaaaaatttaattggaaaatttatgatcctgaagttagcgggcagttgataaatttcgaatttttttttaacagttcaatttaaaaaaaaaataaaaatatgcgcttgtagaaaatttaaaaaactataagtgcaatttttttaaatatttgtttttttcaaatttgtcgtgttaaaaaaatacaaaaattattagacgtcagctaaaataatgaccctgaagttagcggaaaattcacaattttcgaattttttttcaacagttcaattaaaaaaaaaaattaaaatatgcacttgtagaaaattttaaaaactataagtgcaatttttttaaatatttttttttttttaatttatcgttttaaaaaaatacaaaaattattagacgtcagctaaaaTAATGACCCTGAAGTTAGTGGAAAGTtcacaattttcgaattttttttcaaaagttcaatttcaaaaaaaaataaaaatatgcacttgtagaaaatttaaaaaactaaaagtgcaatttttttaaatatttgtttttttaaaatttatcgttttaaaaaaatacaaaaattattagacgtcagctgaaatatcataaaattttttttaaattgtgaaattaaaaatttttgagggcccattttacccctgTCTATTTTGCctcatatttatatctatgtctatatattttattatttattgcttaccttgaaattttatttgtattttatattttttttactgactgaatatttttatttttttaaataaatattattttattagttttttttatctagtgcgatttaaaaatatcataatataaaaaatatatatacatttatatatgtaatatgaAGTAGCATCTTTTTTCCGAATGCGTTACTTGGATAGtgcagttttttaatttaaaatttttaaatttacccgCGCAATTCTAATTGGCCGCCAAGTGTccaatagaaaataaaaaaatatcagtagTACGTGAGTGAGTCCCCAGAGTGTGCAGTCGgacattttctttttctttaagtTCCTTTCCTTCTTTTCATCATGACGGTGAGTTGCTGtggtttttacaaaaattgcattttaaaatccattattttaccaataatctgaaaaaaatcttttaaacaTTCGTTAAAATAACGTAGGCTTATTAATTACTCGCATAATAAACTCAATCGTTTGACGATCGaacgtaaaaaaaacttgCGGTTGGATAAATAATGACACTTGTGAGGTTACTCTAGTGATTGGCATCAGCATGTTCACATTAAccttaaaaacatttatttaatttttttaaatttcgccgctgattattattttctttccaGGAGTCTAAAGTGGCAGTGACCGCCAAAAAAACCGGCGTAAAGAAAACCAAGACCAAGAGAGATCCCAAGGATGCGTCGAAAAATGTTATGCGGGAGGTGAAAATCCGCAAACTCTGCTTGAACATTTGTGTTGGAGAATCTGGAGACAGATTGACCCGTGCCGCTAAAGTGTTGGAGCAGTTGACTGGACAACAGCCCGTCTTCTCCAAGGCCCGGTATACAGTTCGTTCTTTCGGTATCCGAAGAAACGAAAAAATTGCCGTTCACTGCACAGTACGTGGTGCTAAAGCCGAGGAAATTCTTGAACGTGgcttaaaagtaattaaaaaattccttaaTCTGATAATACTGAATTTAgccgtaaataatttttagattctttttaaaaacaacaaattataaaaaaaaaaatatttgaaaaattgcacacatagttttttaaattttctacatgtgcatatttttagttttttttttttgtaaattatttgtttataaaaaaaaatccaaaaattgctaattgtcttTTAACTTCAGCTCAttaaagttagccgacgtataacttttgaattttttaaaaaatgatgaattataaaaacaaaaaatatttgaaaaattgcacacatacaatttttatttttctacatgtgcatattcttagttttttttttttttgcaattaatttgttgaaaaaaaaaattcaaaaattttaaattgtctggtAACCTCAGGATCATCATAATctgtcatatatattttatataattatatttactaataaaattaaattattccaGGTACGTGAGTACGAATTGAGAAAAGAAAACTTCTCAGGAACTGGTAACTTTGGATTCGGTATCCAAGAACACATTGATCTTGGAATCAAATACGACCCCAGCATCGGTATCTATGGTCTTGACTTCTACGTTGTTCTCGGACGTCCAGGttcgttcaaaaaaatttttaattactttgaaattaaatttacgcaCTACTGGCATATGTAGACATCATCGTTGAAGATTTTGtctactaattttatttaaaaataaaagtgcaAAATAAATTGCTTCATATTTGCAACACATGCTCACTTATATTACTGAGGGTGTTATTTAATGTTGcgacaattgttttttaatttaaaaatatttactttaattaattatgtaaattttaattaaatatttttatgtttttaattacaataggATTCAACGTAGCACACAGACGCAGAAAGACCGGCAAAGTTGGATTCCCTCATCGCCTGACAAAAGAAGACGCAATGAAATGGTTCCAACAGAAATATGACGGTATTATTCTAGCTGGCAAAAAGTAATTAACGGTCTgtataattactatttgatgaataaaataaaaaacagaataaaacacgatatttatatttttcattttatttttattgttgataattaaaattattatttggacAGTAGTATCTATGCAGGCATATAAAGTCACCATTAAAAATAAGGTCGctcatacatatttaatattaaatataataataattataaagtgaaGGACAAACTATCTTAGTATAATTGATAAAGGCAGAATATTCCCTCAGTCTCAATCATAATTTATTCCTGTGTCCAGGAATGAGCCACCAGACTCCAATCTTAATTACaactttcattaaatatattatgtatatattattaaatataaataaataaatttgcttaGTCTATTCGGTGTTGCAATCGTGAGCAAACACAGCCGTGAAATATATCGCGGTATTCATTCCaaatttacttatatttttattctcctTTGGCTTCAGAGATTTTCCTCAAGTCAAATAGcgtatgacttttttttgccaatcgttttgtagacttattttaaagctacaaattttgaaaacctaGAGGGCGCATAacaaattatgtttttttggactccaaaaattttttttcaattttgagttttaaaataagtCTCCAAAAAATTGTATGCCTTTTTGGCTCTAGGAAAATCCTTACAACCAAaaggtttaatttttttttactgttagaaattcaaaaaaaattttgaaagccaAATTGCCACGCACATtaaattatacgcccttttgatcataagaatttttttaaaactaaaagggcgaatgatttttttttttttaccaatcgtttggtaaatttatttttgagctaCAAATTTTGGAAACCTAGAGGGCGCATGACCTATGCCATTTGGActccaaaaatttcttttcaattttgtGCTTTAAAATAAGTCTCCAAAatttgtagtaaaaaaaattacatgctCTTTTGGCTGTAGGAAAATCTTTACAaccaaaagttttatttttttttactgccaAGACTTATTTTACTGCtgcaaattcaaaaaaaattttgaaaacccAATGGCCACGTACAATAAATCATACGCCCTTTTGattctaagaatttttttaaaactaaaagggcgaatgatttttttttctttgccaATCGTTTGgtagatttatttttgagctaaaaattttgga is a window encoding:
- the LOC130669121 gene encoding PAS domain-containing protein cky-1; translated protein: MFNRIDSSKSTKGASKLRRDLINAEIANLRDLLPLPPSTRQRLSQLQLMALVCVFLRKANYFQQALKSSPSESNIPTPNIGFSKAMSGFIMMMTHQGKLLYISENAAEYLGHSMEDLLIHGDSVYDVIDKQDHMVVQNQLARSGPMSSNDKRLFLCRINVSRNSRRQLRFGDQKVVLVEGHYLPFVPLCNRNESVFLASCTPVVLPETRESVVQGATNIFTTIHSMDMKYLHIDKTAESHLEYTRSELVGVSWYNLLHWDCIRTAYCKHQTVIQSDQERTSTALLRLQSRSGRWFWIHCVLQVKETSEECQHPIIVCTNQVLSDKEAEVMRASSWLYQYSSQSKFTYGICPSSNQSSHTSMSYQEPYSRPANLMQPVHPSESSVSSYSLDDSHRTRIEAEYPPVPSASTALTKVEVTNQEDIEPVDMSINSGEHETRTLYQLSHPLDFPKQVGHHHYHHHHQQHQHARMTPKFCGYRGKLAVHYLHGRQYSSTAESPKYTDLDSAYGDACAERNSGHKRTTKTNGIMMLDPHETMDQWNSSPIWSDALQRVPDVVQQDLSPMYITTPTTPVDTPDSADLHSEVPVFNFDWTHHEQHVPSSKIMVRKDLEQRQDRDNQQPLTLHLPRRKNQTDASSKEYEDK
- the LOC130669127 gene encoding 60S ribosomal protein L11 isoform X2, producing the protein MTESKVAVTAKKTGVKKTKTKRDPKDASKNVMREVKIRKLCLNICVGESGDRLTRAAKVLEQLTGQQPVFSKARYTVRSFGIRRNEKIAVHCTVRGAKAEEILERGLKVREYELRKENFSGTGNFGFGIQEHIDLGIKYDPSIGIYGLDFYVVLGRPGFNVAHRRRKTGKVGFPHRLTKEDAMKWFQQKYDGIILAGKK
- the LOC130669127 gene encoding 60S ribosomal protein L11 isoform X1, producing MTLESKVAVTAKKTGVKKTKTKRDPKDASKNVMREVKIRKLCLNICVGESGDRLTRAAKVLEQLTGQQPVFSKARYTVRSFGIRRNEKIAVHCTVRGAKAEEILERGLKVREYELRKENFSGTGNFGFGIQEHIDLGIKYDPSIGIYGLDFYVVLGRPGFNVAHRRRKTGKVGFPHRLTKEDAMKWFQQKYDGIILAGKK